In one window of Thiobacillus sp. DNA:
- a CDS encoding HlyC/CorC family transporter codes for MFGALALLLVLSGFFSSSETSMMAVNRYRLRTLAKAGNRGARLAEWLLAQTDKLLGVILLGNNLVNAAAASLVTIIAFRLFGQNEMALTLSTLTVTFLILVFSEVTPKVLGASYPERIAPAVSFVLTPMLKLFYPAVWFVNLFVQALLRLMRLNPKAAAANSMGVEELRTLLAESGSYLPAKHRDILVNLFDLEQITVDDVMRPRSQIEAIDMAVEPDVLLRQLATSHHSRLPVYDGEPNNVIGVLHVRRALAHLRDGDLDLEEFRTWLREPYYVPSGASLYNQLAQFQSNRQNMGLVVDEYGELLGLVTVEDILEEIVGEFSALRPGEYSATVRGEDGSFMVEGAASLRELNRKLGLDFPLDGPRTLNGLLLERLETMPEPGVSVMIDGHAVEVIQVQDRMVKTARVLQRRPP; via the coding sequence ATGTTCGGCGCCCTGGCGCTGTTGCTTGTCCTTTCCGGATTCTTTTCCTCCTCCGAGACCAGCATGATGGCGGTGAACCGCTATCGCCTGCGCACCCTGGCCAAGGCCGGCAATCGTGGGGCAAGGCTGGCGGAGTGGCTCCTGGCCCAGACGGACAAGCTCCTGGGCGTGATCCTGCTGGGCAACAACCTGGTGAATGCCGCCGCGGCATCCCTGGTGACCATCATCGCCTTTCGCCTTTTCGGCCAGAACGAAATGGCCCTGACTCTGTCCACGTTGACGGTCACCTTCCTCATCCTTGTTTTCTCCGAGGTGACGCCAAAGGTGTTGGGAGCGTCCTATCCGGAACGCATCGCCCCCGCGGTGAGTTTCGTGCTCACACCGATGCTGAAGCTGTTTTACCCGGCAGTCTGGTTCGTCAACCTGTTCGTCCAGGCCCTGCTGCGCCTGATGCGCCTGAACCCCAAGGCCGCCGCCGCCAACAGCATGGGTGTGGAGGAACTGCGTACGCTTCTGGCGGAATCCGGTTCCTATCTTCCCGCCAAGCACCGGGACATCCTGGTGAACCTGTTCGACCTGGAGCAGATCACGGTGGATGACGTGATGCGTCCTCGCAGTCAGATCGAGGCCATCGACATGGCAGTGGAGCCCGACGTGCTGCTGCGCCAGTTGGCCACCAGCCATCATTCCCGCCTGCCCGTTTATGACGGTGAGCCCAACAACGTGATCGGGGTACTGCATGTGCGCAGGGCCCTGGCCCATTTGCGGGATGGAGACCTGGACCTGGAGGAGTTCCGCACCTGGCTCAGGGAGCCTTATTACGTGCCCTCCGGCGCCTCCCTGTACAACCAGCTGGCTCAGTTCCAGTCCAACCGCCAGAACATGGGCCTGGTGGTGGATGAGTACGGCGAGTTGCTGGGCCTGGTTACCGTGGAGGACATCCTGGAAGAAATCGTGGGCGAGTTTTCTGCCCTGCGTCCTGGCGAGTACAGCGCCACGGTGCGGGGGGAGGATGGCAGCTTCATGGTGGAGGGAGCGGCGTCCCTGCGGGAACTCAACCGCAAGCTCGGGCTGGACTTTCCCCTGGACGGACCGCGCACCTTGAATGGCCTGTTGCTGGAGCGCCTGGAAACCATGCCCGAACCCGGCGTCAGCGTCATGATCGACGGCCATGCTGTGGAGGTCATCCAGGTGCAGGACCGCATGGTGAAAACCGCCCGAGTCTTGCAGCGACGCCCGCCTTGA
- a CDS encoding peptidoglycan DD-metalloendopeptidase family protein, with product MNFSKPVLRKRVLLSLATLPFLGVVAAFGIAPDTPLDVPPQTTVVETVDLPQAQALDNGSFDFWREERIARGDTLASLLTRLGVGDEDSRQFLQAARESKALGRLIPGRSVLGRITSSGQLLLFRYLLSDQTLITVSRVGDSFRIGEENIALESHPIMRSGEIVSSLFGATDAADVPDSIASEMAEVFSGDIDFHKDLRRGDHFSLVYESFYYQGQMVKTGRLLAAEFTNQGKRYQAVYFKDPNGREGYFTPEGQSLKRAFLKSPMPFNRISSGFTRARLHPVLKIWRAHKGVDYAAPTGAPVRAVADAVVGFAGRQGGYGNIVVLKHKSPYSTAYGHLSRFAKGVKRGARISQGQVIGYVGSTGLASGPHLHYEFRVNNTQQNPLALKLPSSYPLDGRYRAQFAATAKPLAMQLDLLRGTNLASMD from the coding sequence ATGAACTTCTCCAAACCGGTACTGAGAAAGCGAGTTCTGCTTTCCCTGGCCACCTTGCCTTTTCTCGGTGTTGTCGCGGCCTTCGGTATTGCGCCCGATACGCCTCTCGACGTCCCCCCGCAAACCACGGTGGTGGAAACCGTGGACCTGCCCCAGGCCCAGGCTCTGGACAATGGCAGTTTCGATTTCTGGCGTGAAGAACGCATTGCCCGTGGAGACACCCTGGCATCCCTGCTGACCCGCCTGGGCGTGGGCGATGAAGACAGCCGCCAGTTCCTGCAGGCCGCCCGGGAAAGCAAGGCACTGGGAAGGTTGATTCCCGGCCGCTCCGTACTTGGCCGGATCACCAGTTCCGGGCAGCTGTTGCTGTTCCGTTACCTGCTCTCCGACCAGACATTGATCACGGTCAGCCGGGTCGGGGATTCCTTCCGCATCGGCGAAGAAAACATTGCCCTGGAGTCTCATCCCATCATGCGTTCTGGCGAAATCGTCAGTTCACTGTTCGGCGCCACCGACGCCGCGGATGTGCCCGACAGCATCGCCTCTGAAATGGCAGAGGTCTTCTCCGGTGACATTGACTTCCACAAAGACCTGCGCCGTGGCGACCATTTCTCCCTGGTCTACGAAAGCTTTTATTACCAGGGCCAGATGGTGAAAACGGGGCGCCTGCTCGCGGCCGAATTCACCAACCAGGGCAAACGGTACCAGGCCGTGTATTTCAAGGATCCCAACGGCAGGGAGGGCTACTTCACGCCGGAAGGCCAGAGCCTGAAGCGTGCCTTCCTCAAGTCACCCATGCCCTTCAACAGGATATCCTCCGGCTTCACCCGTGCACGTCTGCACCCTGTGCTGAAAATCTGGCGCGCCCACAAGGGTGTCGATTACGCGGCCCCCACCGGCGCCCCTGTAAGGGCGGTGGCAGACGCCGTGGTGGGCTTCGCCGGCCGGCAAGGCGGCTACGGCAATATCGTCGTACTCAAGCACAAGTCGCCCTACAGCACCGCCTATGGCCATCTGTCCCGGTTTGCCAAGGGCGTCAAGCGGGGCGCCAGGATCAGCCAGGGACAGGTCATCGGCTATGTGGGCTCCACTGGACTGGCTTCCGGCCCCCACCTGCACTACGAATTCAGGGTCAACAACACCCAGCAGAACCCTCTTGCCCTGAAGTTGCCGAGTTCATATCCCCTGGATGGCCGTTATCGCGCCCAGTTCGCCGCCACGGCCAAACCCCTGGCCATGCAGCTTGACCTGCTGCGCGGCACCAATCTGGCCTCCATGGATTGA
- a CDS encoding type II toxin-antitoxin system HicA family toxin — MSHKHAHLIQTIFHDPISGNIHWRDVETLLTHLGAELEPLSGARFRVRLNGMEDVLHRPHHSNVLGRQDVKYLREFLARSRVTPSLYDEKG, encoded by the coding sequence ATGAGCCACAAGCACGCCCACCTGATCCAGACCATATTCCATGACCCCATTAGCGGCAATATCCACTGGCGTGATGTGGAGACCCTGCTCACCCACCTGGGTGCGGAACTGGAGCCATTGAGCGGCGCCCGTTTCCGTGTGCGCCTCAACGGCATGGAGGATGTGCTGCACCGTCCCCACCACAGCAACGTGCTGGGCCGCCAGGACGTGAAGTATTTGCGGGAGTTTCTGGCCCGGTCCCGGGTTACCCCATCCCTGTACGACGAAAAAGGTTGA
- a CDS encoding 3'-5' exonuclease: MIPTLVFDIETIPDIAGLRRLHDVGPEATDHEVGEMAFLMRRQQTGGSDFLPHYLQRVVAISCVLREGDRFRVFSLAEPDADEGQIIQRFFDGIEKYTPQLVSWNGGGFDLPVLHYRAMLHGVTAPKYWDWGDDERDFKYNNYLNRYHTRHIDLMDLLAMYSGRANAPLDAFAKLLGFPGKLGMDGGEVWNAWQRGEAAAIRDYCETDVVNTWLVYLRFLKMRGVLTAGQYDEEIALVRQNLEEVGADHWFQFLEAWQA; encoded by the coding sequence ATGATTCCGACCCTCGTATTCGACATAGAAACCATTCCCGACATTGCCGGACTGCGGCGTTTGCACGACGTGGGTCCCGAGGCCACGGACCACGAAGTCGGAGAGATGGCCTTCCTCATGCGTCGCCAGCAGACGGGCGGCTCCGATTTTCTGCCCCATTATCTGCAGCGGGTGGTGGCCATCTCCTGCGTGCTGCGGGAAGGAGACCGCTTCAGGGTGTTCTCCCTGGCCGAGCCTGATGCCGATGAGGGCCAGATCATCCAGCGATTCTTCGATGGCATCGAGAAGTACACGCCCCAGTTGGTGTCCTGGAACGGCGGCGGCTTCGACCTGCCCGTACTGCATTACCGCGCCATGCTCCATGGCGTCACCGCGCCAAAATACTGGGACTGGGGCGATGACGAACGGGACTTCAAGTACAACAACTACCTGAACCGCTACCACACGCGCCATATCGATCTGATGGATCTGCTGGCCATGTATTCCGGCCGGGCCAATGCGCCCCTGGATGCCTTCGCCAAGCTGCTGGGTTTTCCCGGCAAGCTGGGCATGGACGGCGGCGAGGTGTGGAATGCCTGGCAGCGGGGCGAGGCGGCGGCCATCCGGGACTATTGCGAGACGGACGTGGTGAACACCTGGCTGGTCTATCTGCGGTTTCTGAAGATGCGTGGCGTGTTGACCGCCGGTCAATACGACGAAGAGATTGCCCTGGTGCGCCAGAACCTGGAAGAGGTGGGGGCGGACCACTGGTTCCAGTTCCTGGAGGCCTGGCAAGCATGA
- the pgl gene encoding 6-phosphogluconolactonase: protein MHDWLAQALAWVDRAESRALARHGAFHIVLAGGGTPRLLYQALARETHDWGAWNVWLGDERCLPPDDPERNSRMVQDSLLQSTSIPPEQFHPIPAELGPELAATNYAESLAGTNAFDLVLLGLGEDGHTASLFPGHDWGISVEASPVLPVHGAPKPPAERVSLAARRLAQARDVLFLVTGAGKRHAIARWQAGEALPASAIHPIDGVDVLLTIESLPSGVHA from the coding sequence ATGCATGATTGGCTGGCCCAGGCATTGGCCTGGGTGGACCGGGCCGAGTCCCGGGCCCTGGCCCGCCACGGCGCGTTCCACATCGTGCTGGCGGGGGGCGGGACGCCCCGCCTGCTGTACCAGGCCCTGGCAAGGGAAACCCATGACTGGGGCGCGTGGAACGTCTGGCTGGGGGATGAGCGCTGCCTGCCCCCCGACGACCCGGAACGCAACAGCCGCATGGTCCAGGACAGCCTGCTCCAGTCCACCTCCATCCCGCCGGAGCAGTTTCATCCCATCCCCGCCGAACTCGGGCCGGAGCTGGCGGCGACGAACTACGCCGAGTCCCTGGCTGGCACCAATGCCTTCGATCTGGTCCTGCTGGGCCTGGGAGAGGACGGACACACGGCAAGCCTGTTCCCTGGCCACGACTGGGGTATCTCCGTTGAAGCCTCCCCAGTCCTGCCCGTGCACGGTGCCCCGAAACCCCCAGCAGAACGGGTCAGCCTGGCCGCCAGACGCCTGGCCCAAGCCCGCGATGTCCTGTTTCTGGTGACCGGCGCGGGCAAACGCCACGCCATTGCCCGCTGGCAGGCAGGCGAAGCCCTACCTGCGTCAGCCATCCACCCCATCGACGGCGTTGATGTGCTGCTGACCATCGAATCCTTGCCTTCTGGAGTTCATGCATGA
- a CDS encoding type II secretion system F family protein, translated as MAVAKAAAVKQLPFLWEGTDKTGKKVKGEMIAPGEAFVRQSLRRQGINVLKVQKQGLFARTKKITEKDIALFTRQLATMLKAGVPLLQAFDITARSHANPSLQRLLAEIKADVETGSNMSNAFGKHPQYFDGLYCNLIHAGEQAGILDAVLDRLATYKEKMLAIKGKIKSALFYPVTVMVVAFVITAGIMIFVIPSFKGLYASSGQGLPALTEFVIVLSDLFVNWWYVIFGAIGVAIYAYIYAMKHSPTFRAKVDVIMLKLPVFGPLIEKATVSRWARTFSSMFSAGVPMVESLDSVAGASGNHVFSEATLRIKTQVATGAALATSLQAAGVFPNMLIQMVAIGEESGALDTMLSKVADYYEREVDDAVAGISSLMEPFIMVILGGLIGTIVIAMYLPIFKMGSVV; from the coding sequence ATGGCGGTGGCCAAGGCAGCAGCCGTGAAGCAACTGCCCTTCCTGTGGGAGGGCACGGACAAGACTGGCAAGAAGGTGAAGGGCGAGATGATCGCCCCTGGCGAGGCTTTCGTGCGCCAGTCACTGCGCCGCCAGGGCATCAATGTGCTGAAGGTGCAGAAGCAGGGGCTTTTCGCTCGCACGAAAAAAATCACCGAGAAGGACATCGCCCTGTTTACCCGTCAGTTGGCCACCATGCTGAAAGCGGGTGTGCCCCTGCTGCAGGCCTTCGACATTACCGCCCGCAGCCATGCCAACCCATCCCTGCAGCGCTTGCTGGCGGAAATCAAGGCGGATGTGGAAACCGGCAGCAACATGAGCAACGCCTTTGGCAAGCATCCGCAATATTTCGACGGTCTCTACTGCAACCTGATCCACGCCGGGGAGCAGGCCGGCATCCTGGATGCTGTCCTCGACCGCCTGGCCACGTACAAGGAAAAGATGCTGGCCATCAAGGGCAAGATCAAGTCGGCCCTGTTCTATCCGGTCACGGTCATGGTGGTGGCGTTCGTCATCACCGCTGGCATCATGATTTTCGTGATCCCCTCCTTCAAGGGGCTCTATGCCAGTTCCGGGCAGGGGCTTCCGGCGCTGACCGAGTTCGTCATCGTCCTGTCGGATTTGTTCGTGAACTGGTGGTACGTCATTTTTGGCGCCATAGGCGTGGCAATCTATGCCTATATCTATGCCATGAAGCATTCGCCGACCTTCAGGGCCAAGGTGGATGTCATCATGCTCAAGCTGCCCGTTTTCGGTCCCTTGATCGAGAAGGCCACGGTGTCCCGCTGGGCACGGACCTTTTCTTCCATGTTTTCCGCGGGCGTGCCCATGGTAGAGTCCCTGGATTCGGTGGCCGGAGCTTCAGGCAACCACGTCTTCTCGGAAGCCACCCTCAGGATCAAGACCCAGGTGGCCACCGGAGCCGCCTTGGCAACCTCTCTACAGGCAGCGGGCGTTTTTCCCAACATGCTGATCCAGATGGTGGCGATCGGCGAGGAATCCGGCGCCTTGGACACCATGCTGTCCAAGGTCGCGGACTACTATGAGCGGGAAGTGGACGATGCCGTGGCCGGGATTTCCAGCCTGATGGAGCCTTTCATCATGGTGATCCTGGGCGGATTGATCGGCACGATCGTCATCGCCATGTACCTGCCCATATTCAAGATGGGATCCGTAGTCTGA
- the pilB gene encoding type IV-A pilus assembly ATPase PilB, whose translation MVAVTVGANLTGLCRAMVAQGLLSQEEGENRQNQAKSSGQTFLAHLLHSKRFRADQIAAFAAVTFGFPFFNLDAIDTGVIPKGIVDPKLLTKHRVLPIAQRGNRLFIGVSDPSNLQALDDIKFQSNLTVEPIVVEDDKLGKLLEEFGQATEESILKTIDTEDLNLEFTDDESQEKADTAAAADIDDAPVVKYLQKIMMDAINSGASDIHFEPYEKNYRIRYRLDGNLYEVAQPPLAIKEKIASRIKVISKLDISEKRVPQDGRLKLVLSRNKAVDFRISTLPTLYGEKIVMRILDSKAATAGIENLGYEPDQLKLLMEAVQRPYGMVLVTGPTGSGKTVSLYSCLNILNQPGVNISTVEDPVEIQLAGINQVNINEKAGLDFASALRAFLRQDPDIIMVGEIRDLETAEIAIKAAQTGHMVLSTLHTNDAPSTLTRLVNMGVPSYNVAASVNLITAQRLGRRLCPSCKKPIDIPPEALLNAGFTEADLDGSWQAYAAVGCSACKDTGYKGRVGIYQVMPVTEELGRIILKNGTALDIADEARREGVQNLREAGLVKVKQGLTSLEEVLAVTNE comes from the coding sequence ATGGTTGCTGTGACCGTCGGCGCTAATTTGACTGGTTTATGTCGGGCCATGGTGGCCCAGGGACTGCTTTCCCAGGAGGAAGGCGAGAATCGGCAGAATCAGGCAAAATCGTCGGGACAGACGTTTCTTGCGCACCTGCTGCACAGCAAGCGCTTTCGCGCAGACCAGATAGCGGCCTTCGCCGCGGTCACCTTCGGTTTTCCGTTTTTCAACCTGGATGCCATAGACACGGGTGTCATACCCAAGGGTATCGTCGACCCCAAGCTGTTGACCAAGCATCGGGTACTGCCCATCGCCCAGCGTGGAAACCGGTTATTCATCGGGGTGTCCGACCCCAGCAATCTCCAGGCCCTGGACGACATCAAGTTCCAGTCCAACCTGACGGTGGAGCCCATCGTCGTGGAAGACGACAAGTTGGGAAAATTGCTGGAGGAGTTTGGTCAGGCCACTGAAGAGAGCATCCTCAAGACCATCGATACCGAGGACCTAAACCTCGAGTTCACTGACGACGAGTCCCAGGAAAAAGCCGACACGGCAGCGGCAGCGGACATCGACGACGCGCCGGTGGTGAAGTACCTGCAGAAGATCATGATGGACGCCATCAACAGCGGTGCGTCCGACATCCACTTCGAGCCTTACGAGAAGAACTATCGCATCCGCTATCGCCTGGACGGAAACCTCTACGAGGTGGCTCAGCCGCCTCTGGCCATCAAGGAGAAAATCGCCTCCCGCATCAAGGTGATCTCAAAACTGGATATCTCCGAGAAGCGCGTGCCCCAGGATGGTCGCCTGAAACTGGTCCTGTCCCGCAACAAGGCTGTGGACTTCCGGATTTCCACCCTCCCGACCCTGTATGGCGAAAAGATCGTCATGCGTATCCTGGATTCCAAGGCCGCTACGGCGGGTATCGAAAACCTGGGCTATGAACCGGATCAACTCAAATTGCTCATGGAGGCGGTGCAGCGCCCCTACGGCATGGTGCTGGTGACGGGCCCCACAGGTTCCGGCAAGACCGTCTCGCTGTATTCCTGCCTGAATATTCTGAACCAGCCGGGAGTGAATATTTCCACCGTTGAAGACCCGGTTGAAATCCAGCTGGCGGGCATCAACCAGGTCAACATCAACGAGAAGGCAGGGCTGGACTTCGCCTCGGCCCTGCGGGCATTTTTGCGCCAGGATCCGGACATCATCATGGTGGGTGAGATTCGCGATCTGGAAACGGCGGAAATCGCCATCAAGGCGGCCCAGACCGGCCACATGGTGCTCTCCACGCTGCATACCAACGATGCGCCCTCCACATTGACCCGCCTGGTCAACATGGGGGTGCCTTCGTATAACGTGGCAGCCTCGGTGAACCTCATCACGGCCCAGCGCCTGGGGCGTCGCCTCTGCCCAAGCTGCAAGAAGCCCATCGATATTCCGCCGGAAGCGCTCCTGAATGCAGGATTCACCGAGGCGGACCTGGATGGCAGCTGGCAGGCCTACGCGGCGGTGGGTTGTTCGGCCTGCAAGGACACCGGTTACAAGGGTCGCGTGGGCATCTATCAGGTCATGCCGGTGACCGAGGAACTCGGCCGCATCATCCTGAAGAACGGTACCGCCCTGGACATTGCCGATGAGGCGCGCAGGGAAGGGGTGCAGAACCTGCGTGAGGCGGGTTTGGTGAAGGTCAAGCAGGGTCTCACCTCTCTCGAAGAGGTGCTGGCCGTGACCAACGAGTAA
- the rlmD gene encoding 23S rRNA (uracil(1939)-C(5))-methyltransferase RlmD translates to MNPVVTIESLDHEGKGVARLEGKTLFVDGALPGEVCEVSSYRRKPSFEQAQASAILKASPFRTTPQCRWFGICGGCSHQHLDEAAQVAAKQRVLEDCLAHIGQLRPESMLPPVHGPTWGYRTRARLSVRNVPKKGGVLVGFHERRSSYVADMSSCEVLPRRISDLLPRLRELVASLSIRDRLPQIELAAGEDVDVLVLRILEPLCAEDEARLKAFADAHLVQFWLQPKGPETAYPFYPLDAPELIYRLPEFGLVMPFKPTEFTQVNHGVNRMLIRRAMRLLDPLPGERIADLFCGLGNFSLPIARRGATVLGVEGSESLVARAVENAARNGLAAKSEFRVADLFKMTPETYAALGRFDKLLIDPPRDGAIELVKSLPEGGAPTRIVYVSCSPATLARDAAVLVHQKGYRLVSAGVANMFPHTAHVESIALFER, encoded by the coding sequence ATGAACCCGGTCGTCACCATCGAATCCCTGGATCATGAGGGCAAGGGGGTGGCCCGTCTTGAAGGCAAGACTCTGTTCGTGGACGGCGCCTTGCCGGGGGAGGTGTGCGAGGTCTCCAGCTATCGCAGGAAACCCAGTTTCGAACAGGCCCAGGCCAGCGCCATCCTCAAGGCCAGCCCCTTTCGGACGACCCCCCAGTGCCGCTGGTTCGGTATCTGCGGCGGCTGCTCCCACCAGCATCTGGACGAGGCCGCCCAGGTGGCGGCCAAGCAGCGGGTACTGGAGGACTGCCTTGCCCACATCGGCCAGCTCAGGCCGGAGTCCATGCTGCCGCCGGTGCATGGCCCCACCTGGGGCTACCGTACCCGGGCCCGGCTTTCGGTGCGCAATGTGCCCAAGAAGGGCGGCGTGCTGGTGGGGTTCCACGAGCGCCGCAGCAGCTACGTGGCGGACATGAGCAGCTGTGAAGTGCTGCCCCGCCGCATCTCGGACCTTTTGCCCCGTCTGCGGGAACTGGTGGCAAGCCTGTCCATCCGTGACCGCCTGCCCCAGATCGAACTGGCTGCGGGGGAGGACGTGGACGTGCTGGTGCTGCGCATACTGGAGCCCTTGTGCGCCGAGGACGAGGCACGGCTCAAGGCCTTTGCCGACGCGCACCTGGTGCAGTTCTGGCTGCAACCCAAGGGACCGGAAACCGCTTACCCCTTCTACCCCCTGGATGCGCCGGAGCTGATCTACCGCCTGCCGGAGTTCGGCCTGGTCATGCCCTTCAAGCCCACAGAGTTCACCCAGGTGAACCATGGCGTCAACCGCATGCTCATCCGCCGCGCCATGCGCCTGCTGGATCCACTGCCAGGGGAGCGCATCGCGGACTTATTCTGCGGCCTGGGCAATTTCAGCCTGCCTATCGCCCGCCGCGGTGCGACGGTGCTGGGCGTGGAGGGCAGCGAGAGCCTGGTGGCCCGGGCGGTGGAAAATGCCGCACGCAACGGCTTGGCCGCCAAGTCGGAGTTCCGCGTGGCTGATCTGTTCAAGATGACGCCGGAGACCTATGCCGCGCTGGGCCGTTTCGACAAGCTGCTCATCGACCCGCCCCGGGACGGGGCCATCGAGCTGGTGAAATCCCTGCCTGAGGGCGGGGCACCAACCAGGATCGTCTATGTCTCCTGCAGCCCGGCCACCCTGGCCCGGGATGCGGCCGTGCTGGTGCACCAGAAGGGCTACCGCCTGGTCTCCGCCGGCGTGGCCAACATGTTCCCCCACACCGCCCACGTGGAATCCATAGCCCTGTTTGAACGTTAG
- a CDS encoding prepilin peptidase: protein MLDLLALDAGLFVAVAALFGLTLGSFLNVVIHRLPKMLEREWREQCAWLQGVETEAGKPYNLVLPGSSCPQCGHTIRWYENIPLLSWLALRGRCSQCHNPIPVRYPLVEALTGILFAAAAWQWGLGQDVLWIWTLLAALVALAFIDFDTQLLPDNITLPLAWLGLLANLEGRFVPLDEAVLGAVAGYLSLWSVFHLFRLLTGKEGIGFGDFKLLAALGAWMGWKMLLPIVLLASVAGAVVGVALILMKGQSRDKPIPFGPWLVIGGGVSLFWGPQLVQLWLG, encoded by the coding sequence ATGCTTGACCTGCTCGCCCTGGATGCGGGGCTGTTTGTCGCGGTTGCTGCCTTGTTCGGTTTGACCTTGGGCAGCTTCCTCAATGTGGTGATCCATCGGCTGCCGAAAATGCTGGAGCGGGAATGGCGCGAGCAATGCGCCTGGCTCCAGGGCGTGGAGACGGAAGCTGGCAAGCCCTATAACCTGGTCCTGCCTGGGTCAAGCTGTCCTCAATGCGGCCACACCATCCGCTGGTATGAAAACATCCCCCTGCTGAGTTGGTTGGCACTGCGCGGGCGCTGTTCCCAATGCCATAACCCTATCCCCGTGCGGTACCCGTTGGTAGAGGCGCTGACGGGCATCCTGTTCGCCGCTGCTGCGTGGCAGTGGGGCCTGGGACAAGACGTGCTCTGGATCTGGACCTTGTTGGCCGCTTTGGTCGCCCTGGCCTTCATCGATTTTGATACCCAGCTATTGCCTGACAACATCACACTCCCCCTGGCATGGCTTGGGTTGCTGGCAAATCTGGAAGGGCGGTTCGTGCCCCTCGACGAGGCAGTGCTGGGTGCTGTCGCGGGTTATCTAAGCCTGTGGTCCGTATTCCACCTGTTCAGATTGCTGACGGGCAAGGAGGGCATAGGATTCGGCGATTTCAAGTTGCTGGCTGCCCTGGGGGCCTGGATGGGGTGGAAAATGCTGCTGCCCATCGTGCTGCTGGCCAGTGTGGCCGGGGCTGTCGTGGGGGTTGCCTTGATCTTGATGAAGGGGCAGTCGCGGGACAAGCCCATCCCCTTTGGACCCTGGCTGGTGATCGGTGGAGGGGTGTCCTTGTTCTGGGGGCCTCAACTGGTCCAATTATGGCTGGGGTGA
- a CDS encoding dephospho-CoA kinase: MAGVTRPFCVGLTGGVGAGKSTVAERFASHGVAVIDTDVISRDLTSAGGAAMAAILAAFGPDVVDADGALNRPAMRARVFSNPADRQALEAILHPLIRENAARSLFLALTPYAVLVVPLLAENLTEYRGLVDRILVVDCDEREQIRRISTRPTMNEADARAMLAAQSSRATRLGIADDVLDNRGDLAMLAAQTDKLHQKYLDIVQGRST; this comes from the coding sequence ATGGCTGGGGTGACGCGGCCCTTCTGTGTCGGCCTTACCGGTGGTGTGGGAGCGGGCAAAAGCACGGTCGCCGAAAGGTTTGCCAGTCATGGCGTTGCGGTGATTGATACGGATGTGATTTCCCGCGACTTGACCTCGGCCGGGGGTGCGGCCATGGCTGCCATACTTGCCGCCTTCGGACCGGACGTCGTGGACGCCGACGGCGCTCTGAACAGGCCGGCCATGCGCGCCAGAGTGTTTTCGAATCCTGCCGACAGGCAAGCCCTGGAAGCCATATTGCATCCCCTCATCAGGGAAAACGCCGCCCGTTCGCTTTTCCTTGCCCTGACGCCCTACGCGGTGCTGGTCGTACCCTTGCTGGCGGAAAATCTGACCGAATACCGGGGCCTGGTGGACCGCATCCTGGTGGTCGATTGTGATGAAAGGGAGCAGATCCGCAGGATCTCCACACGCCCCACCATGAACGAGGCAGATGCCAGGGCCATGCTCGCCGCCCAGAGCAGCCGGGCGACCCGTTTGGGGATCGCGGACGACGTCCTCGACAACCGCGGAGATTTGGCCATGCTGGCGGCTCAAACAGATAAGCTGCACCAGAAATATCTGGACATTGTTCAAGGCCGCAGCACCTAA
- the zapD gene encoding cell division protein ZapD — protein sequence MTIFEFPLNERIRTWLRLEELFGKAMFFIEGQDARMHHGGMLAIFEIVDVTTRSELKNELIQELERQKTGLEALRRNPAVNVKRLDEVLGAIDKALSGLLAMVGKLGQHVRDNEWLSSIKGRAGIPGGTCSFDLPVYHFWLSQPAEDRKDDLSTWLSPMLPIKHAVDVVLRILREGGHVSSHTAVQGLFQLMLAGRSAHLLRIALDAPCAPEVSANKYAVNVRFLVPDTLQKPKLCDRDVEFDLTFCNL from the coding sequence GTGACGATTTTCGAATTTCCCCTCAACGAGCGCATCCGCACCTGGCTGCGCTTAGAAGAGCTATTCGGAAAGGCCATGTTTTTCATTGAGGGGCAGGATGCGCGCATGCACCATGGAGGCATGCTGGCCATCTTTGAAATTGTGGATGTGACCACGCGTTCAGAACTGAAGAATGAGTTGATCCAGGAGCTTGAGCGCCAAAAAACCGGTCTGGAAGCCCTGCGGCGCAACCCGGCAGTCAATGTGAAGCGGCTGGACGAAGTATTGGGTGCCATTGACAAGGCGCTGTCAGGCTTGCTGGCAATGGTGGGCAAACTGGGCCAGCACGTGCGGGACAACGAATGGCTTAGCAGCATCAAGGGGAGGGCAGGAATTCCAGGCGGTACCTGCAGCTTTGATCTGCCCGTTTATCATTTTTGGCTCAGCCAGCCAGCCGAAGACCGGAAAGATGATCTTTCGACTTGGCTGTCACCCATGCTGCCCATCAAGCATGCGGTGGATGTGGTGCTGAGAATCCTGCGGGAGGGTGGCCATGTCAGCAGCCACACTGCCGTACAGGGATTGTTTCAGCTGATGCTGGCCGGACGCAGCGCCCACTTGTTGCGCATCGCCCTGGATGCACCCTGTGCCCCGGAGGTCAGTGCCAACAAGTATGCGGTCAACGTACGATTTCTGGTCCCGGACACTTTACAGAAGCCCAAACTGTGCGACCGGGACGTGGAGTTCGACCTGACTTTCTGCAACCTGTGA